The following coding sequences lie in one Arachis ipaensis cultivar K30076 chromosome B05, Araip1.1, whole genome shotgun sequence genomic window:
- the LOC107644548 gene encoding putative glucose-6-phosphate 1-epimerase produces MPFNIYHDKHGLPRIILTEPKGSSAEVLLYGGQVVSWKNERKEELLFMSSKGNWKQPKAIRGGISSCFLRFGDLGSLEQYGFTRNRMWSLDRDPSPLPPSDNQSSVDLILKSTGVDLKTPRSFEFRLRICISPGKLILIPRVRNTDNKAFSFTFALCNYLSVSDISEVRIEGLETLDYFDNLMNRSRFTEQADAITFDGEIDRVYLRSPSKIAIIDHEKKRTFVLQKNAMPDAVVWNPWDRKGKTLPDLGVDDYKFMICMNSAAIENPIVLKPSEEWKGYQEISTVSSSYCSGQLDPLKVLYGLH; encoded by the exons ATGCCGTTTAACATATATCATGACAAACATGGATTGCCAAGAATTATTTTAACTGAACCTAAAGGTTCTTCAGCTGAg GTGCTTCTGTACGGAGGACAAGTTGTTTCTTGGAAGAATGAAAGGAAGGAAGAGCTACTTTTTATGAGCAGCAAg GGAAATTGGAAACAGCCTAAAGCAATCAGAGGAGGCATATCATCATGCTTTCTAAGG TTTGGTGATCTTGGTTCACTTGAACAATATGGATTCACAAGAAACAGAATGTGGTCATTGGATAGAGACCCTTCACCTTTACCACCATCAGACAATCAATCATCAGTTGACTTGATACTCAAGTCAACCGGAGTTGACTTGAAGACGCCTCGCAG TTTTGAGTTCCGGCTTCGCATCTGTATCAGTCCTGGAAAGTTGATTCTGATCCCAAGAGTCAGAAACACTGATAACAAAGCATTCTCATTCACATTTGCACTATGCAACTATTTATCAGTATCAGATATCAG TGAAGTGAGAATTGAGGGATTGGAGACACTTGATTACTTTGACAATCTGATGAACAGATCAAGGTTCACAGAACAAGCAGATGCAATTACATTTGATGGAGAG ATTGACAGGGTGTACTTGCGCAGCCCTTCAAAAATTGCAATCATAGACCATGAGAAGAAGAGAACTTTTGTACTTCAGAAGAATGCAATGCCTGATGCAG TTGTATGGAATCCATGGGACAGAAAAGGCAAGACTCTACCTGATTTAGGAGTTGATGATTACAAGTTCATGATATGTATGAACTCTGCAGCCATTGAGAACCCTATTGTCTTGAAGCCTTCTGAAGAGTGGAAAGGGTATCAAGAGATCTCTACTGTTTCATCTAGCTACTGCAGTGGACAATTAGACCCTCTTAAGGTTCTTTATGGCCTTCACTGA